Proteins from a single region of Streptomyces sp. HUAS 15-9:
- a CDS encoding acetoin utilization protein AcuC gives MSGHAQLMWDEAVTGYDFGPDHPMDPVRLELTRKLVGAFGLDRDLEVVAAKLAGESTLRLVHRGDYIEAVKAASADPGSANGAYGLGTMDDPAFAGMHEVSALIAGQSVGAAEAVWRGDALHAVNFAGGLHHAMPGSASGFCVYNDAALAIARLLELGVERVAYVDVDVHHGDGVQAAFWEDPRVLTISLHEHPRTLFPQTGWPEETGAEAAEGSAVNVALPAGTGDAGWVRAFHAVVPELLADFRPQVLVSQHGADTHFEDPLAHLAVSLDAQRAVQVACHDLAHEYADGKWVALGGGGYAVVEVVPRSWTHLVGIAGGREIAPETVIPDGWRQEVFARTRQLAPGRMTDGRWPVAWADWGLGYDPADRLDQAVLATRRAVFPLRGMLA, from the coding sequence ATGAGCGGCCACGCACAGCTGATGTGGGACGAGGCAGTAACGGGCTATGACTTCGGTCCGGACCATCCGATGGATCCGGTCCGGCTGGAGCTGACCCGGAAACTGGTGGGTGCCTTCGGGCTCGACCGGGACCTGGAGGTCGTCGCGGCCAAGCTGGCGGGGGAGTCGACGCTGCGGCTCGTCCACCGGGGGGACTACATCGAGGCGGTCAAGGCCGCGTCGGCGGATCCTGGGTCGGCGAACGGGGCGTACGGGCTCGGGACGATGGACGATCCGGCCTTCGCCGGGATGCACGAGGTGTCCGCGCTGATCGCCGGGCAGTCGGTCGGGGCCGCGGAGGCGGTGTGGCGCGGGGACGCGCTGCACGCGGTGAACTTCGCGGGTGGGCTGCACCACGCCATGCCGGGCAGTGCGTCGGGGTTCTGCGTCTACAACGACGCCGCGCTGGCGATCGCGCGGCTGCTGGAGCTCGGGGTCGAACGGGTGGCCTATGTGGATGTCGATGTGCATCACGGGGACGGTGTGCAGGCGGCGTTCTGGGAGGATCCACGGGTTCTGACGATCTCGCTGCACGAGCATCCTCGTACGTTGTTTCCGCAGACCGGGTGGCCGGAGGAGACCGGGGCGGAGGCGGCGGAGGGGTCTGCCGTGAACGTGGCGTTGCCGGCGGGGACCGGGGACGCGGGGTGGGTGCGGGCGTTTCACGCCGTGGTGCCCGAGCTGCTGGCCGACTTCCGGCCGCAGGTGCTGGTGTCGCAGCACGGGGCGGACACGCACTTCGAGGATCCGCTCGCTCATCTCGCTGTTTCGCTGGATGCGCAGCGGGCGGTGCAGGTGGCGTGTCATGACCTGGCGCACGAGTACGCGGACGGGAAGTGGGTCGCGCTGGGTGGGGGTGGCTACGCGGTGGTGGAGGTCGTGCCGCGGTCGTGGACGCATCTGGTGGGGATCGCGGGTGGGCGGGAGATCGCGCCCGAGACGGTGATCCCCGATGGGTGGCGGCAGGAAGTGTTCGCTCGCACGCGGCAGTTGGCGCCGGGGCGGATGACGGATGGGCGGTGGCCTGTGGCCTGGGCGGACTGGGGGTTGGGGTACGACCCCGCTGATCGCTTGGATCAGGCCGTGTTGGCCACGCGGCGGGCGGTGTTTCCGTTGCGGGGGATGCTGGCGTAG
- a CDS encoding HAD family hydrolase — MRYRYELVIFDNDGVLVDSEPISNRILAAHLTELGHPTSYEDSIRDYMGSAMHRIHELIQERTGRRLPDDFDDVFHGRVFAAFERELKPVVGVADVLEKLAADGVPYCVASSGSHERIRVGHRTTGLDRWFEESRIFSSQDVGRGKPAPDLFLYTAERMGVAPERCVVVEDSPLGVQAAVAAGMDVYGFTAMTPAAKLAGAGQLFSDMGELAALLA; from the coding sequence ATGCGCTATCGCTATGAACTCGTCATCTTCGACAACGACGGTGTCCTTGTCGACAGTGAGCCGATCTCCAACCGGATCCTGGCCGCCCATCTCACCGAGCTCGGGCATCCGACCTCGTACGAGGACTCCATCCGCGACTACATGGGCTCCGCGATGCACCGGATCCATGAGCTCATCCAGGAGCGGACCGGGCGTCGGTTGCCGGACGACTTCGACGATGTCTTCCATGGCCGGGTGTTCGCCGCGTTCGAGCGGGAGTTGAAGCCGGTGGTCGGCGTTGCCGACGTGCTGGAGAAGCTGGCGGCGGACGGGGTGCCGTACTGCGTGGCCTCCTCCGGGAGCCATGAGCGGATCCGGGTCGGGCATCGGACGACCGGGCTCGACCGGTGGTTCGAGGAGTCGAGGATCTTCAGTTCGCAGGATGTGGGGCGAGGGAAGCCGGCGCCTGACCTGTTCCTGTACACGGCCGAGCGGATGGGGGTCGCACCGGAGCGGTGTGTGGTCGTGGAGGACAGCCCGCTGGGCGTACAGGCGGCGGTGGCGGCCGGGATGGACGTCTATGGGTTCACCGCGATGACGCCTGCGGCGAAGCTCGCGGGCGCCGGTCAACTTTTCTCGGACATGGGGGAGTTGGCAGCCCTGCTGGCCTGA
- a CDS encoding VC0807 family protein: MTTKTSKKNPFAPLIVDVAVPLGSYYLFKDGLGMSTFAALAWSSVVPAVRTVWGLVKERKTNGLAGLILVVNVASLLLSFVSGDPRLMLAKDSGISSTVAIGILVSVALGKPMMTAGMKPFLVKGDPAKEAAWQRLMSGSAAGSADFLRKERAFSVVWGVVLLAECVVRLVGAYTVPVDTMVWLGTVIMIVAMAIGFVVSGGLAVAPMEGMLAAEVEAGTVEAGAVEAGTPEVAVAA, translated from the coding sequence ATGACGACGAAGACGAGCAAGAAGAACCCCTTCGCCCCGCTTATCGTGGACGTGGCGGTGCCTCTCGGTTCGTACTACCTGTTCAAGGACGGCCTCGGGATGAGCACCTTCGCGGCGCTGGCCTGGAGCAGTGTGGTGCCGGCGGTCCGGACCGTGTGGGGCCTGGTCAAGGAGCGGAAGACCAACGGCCTGGCCGGACTCATCCTCGTCGTGAACGTGGCCTCCCTGCTGCTGAGCTTCGTCTCCGGTGACCCGCGGCTGATGCTCGCCAAGGACAGCGGGATCAGCAGCACGGTCGCCATCGGGATCCTGGTCTCCGTCGCGCTCGGGAAGCCGATGATGACCGCCGGCATGAAGCCCTTCCTGGTGAAGGGGGACCCGGCCAAGGAGGCCGCCTGGCAGCGGCTGATGTCCGGGAGCGCGGCCGGGTCCGCGGACTTCCTCCGCAAGGAGCGGGCATTCTCCGTCGTCTGGGGTGTGGTGCTGCTCGCCGAGTGCGTTGTGCGCCTCGTGGGGGCGTACACCGTCCCCGTGGACACCATGGTGTGGCTCGGCACGGTCATCATGATCGTCGCGATGGCGATCGGCTTCGTCGTCAGTGGCGGCCTGGCCGTCGCGCCGATGGAGGGGATGCTGGCCGCCGAGGTCGAGGCCGGGACCGTCGAAGCCGGGGCGGTCGAGGCCGGGACGCCCGAGGTGGCTGTCGCCGCCTGA
- a CDS encoding phosphatase codes for MLSSGVVRAHLLGARLAGNVATTREESLRSYRLFAARDPRVMIGIDPERVWGLQDLIGLMAERCGVSADPAHTSGHDVIDPELTLAALEAFAERLAEVARRGAPVLFGTGHPHRLLGFYADLADALSAAGCEILTPAQGRCVDITTRFGLRTYNLDYVRGVALVRTPGPERPGCEPGAHTHSPLPVRTALAAAAEGGGPLPELVIGDHGWVCGAGQLGFEAMGLADTDDPALFVGEAEGVVSVVVPVDDAVRSDYYRPLTRYVLNRACLSQ; via the coding sequence GTGTTGAGCAGTGGAGTCGTTCGGGCGCATCTTCTCGGTGCTCGGCTTGCCGGGAATGTGGCTACCACGCGGGAGGAAAGTCTGCGGAGTTATCGGCTCTTCGCCGCTCGTGATCCTCGGGTGATGATCGGGATCGATCCCGAACGGGTCTGGGGGTTGCAGGATTTGATCGGTCTCATGGCGGAAAGGTGTGGGGTTTCGGCCGACCCTGCGCATACATCCGGGCATGATGTGATCGACCCGGAGCTGACCCTGGCCGCGCTGGAGGCCTTCGCGGAGCGGCTCGCCGAGGTCGCCCGGCGTGGGGCGCCGGTGCTGTTCGGCACCGGGCACCCGCATCGGCTGCTGGGCTTCTACGCCGACTTGGCAGACGCCTTGTCGGCGGCGGGATGTGAGATTCTCACCCCCGCGCAGGGTCGCTGTGTCGACATAACGACCCGGTTCGGCCTACGTACGTACAACCTTGATTACGTACGAGGTGTCGCGCTGGTCCGGACGCCAGGCCCCGAACGCCCCGGTTGTGAGCCCGGCGCACACACGCATTCACCGCTGCCGGTTCGTACCGCGCTGGCCGCGGCGGCGGAGGGCGGCGGGCCGCTGCCCGAGCTGGTGATCGGCGATCATGGCTGGGTCTGCGGAGCAGGTCAGCTGGGGTTTGAGGCCATGGGGTTGGCGGATACGGATGACCCTGCGCTCTTTGTGGGGGAAGCGGAGGGGGTCGTGTCCGTCGTCGTTCCGGTTGATGACGCTGTGCGGTCTGATTACTACCGTCCGCTTACCCGCTACGTACTCAATCGAGCGTGTCTGTCACAGTAG
- a CDS encoding MFS transporter, with translation MTDVLRRGRASLAFSFFAQGATFALLVTRIPAIQDRYGVSDALLPVFLAAVPILAGVGSVTTEQLVKRIRPSRLLRWSQPVVLLALLGVGAGGQMAELALALAAFGLAVGALDASMNMLGVSLQRTYGRSIMLSFHAVYSLGGIVGASLAWVGAHWHLALWVSYLPVVAVLLPAAFLGSRWYVDGDAAPVEQEQGAAAGGGVVFRLLLPLCLVMTFAYIGDSTVSNWSAKYLQDVLGSSEQLATVPYNVYMVTTLLGRAIGDFGVRRFGAVAVVRLGALVAALGFAVVSVAPGAWVGMLGFTLLGLGLCVLVPQTFAAAGRLFPGASDAAIARLNIFNYVGFLVGSPLVGALGDAWSYRGAMLVPMVLVLVTLAYARSFAAQPDRYGGGHERPRTADVGRGSNGL, from the coding sequence ATGACAGATGTGCTGCGGCGCGGCAGGGCCTCGTTGGCGTTCAGCTTCTTCGCTCAAGGCGCCACCTTCGCGCTGCTCGTGACGCGTATCCCGGCCATTCAGGACCGGTACGGCGTCTCCGACGCGCTGCTGCCCGTCTTCCTGGCCGCCGTGCCGATCCTCGCCGGGGTCGGCAGCGTGACGACCGAGCAGCTGGTGAAGCGAATACGGCCCAGCCGGCTGCTGCGCTGGTCCCAGCCGGTGGTGCTGCTCGCGCTGCTCGGCGTCGGCGCGGGCGGGCAGATGGCCGAGCTGGCGCTGGCCCTGGCGGCCTTCGGGCTCGCCGTCGGTGCGCTGGACGCCTCGATGAACATGCTCGGGGTGAGTCTGCAGCGGACGTACGGGCGGAGCATCATGCTCAGCTTCCACGCCGTCTACAGCCTGGGCGGGATCGTGGGGGCCTCGCTGGCCTGGGTGGGCGCGCACTGGCATCTGGCGCTGTGGGTGTCGTATCTGCCGGTGGTGGCGGTGCTGCTGCCTGCGGCGTTCCTGGGGAGCCGGTGGTACGTCGACGGGGACGCGGCGCCCGTGGAGCAGGAGCAGGGAGCGGCAGCCGGTGGGGGTGTCGTCTTCCGGCTGCTCCTGCCGCTGTGTCTGGTGATGACCTTCGCCTACATCGGGGACTCGACCGTCTCCAACTGGAGCGCGAAGTATCTGCAGGACGTGCTGGGGAGCTCGGAGCAGCTGGCGACGGTTCCGTACAACGTGTACATGGTGACCACGCTGCTGGGGCGGGCCATCGGGGACTTCGGGGTACGGCGCTTCGGGGCGGTGGCGGTCGTACGGCTGGGGGCGCTGGTGGCGGCGCTCGGGTTCGCCGTGGTGTCCGTGGCGCCGGGTGCCTGGGTCGGGATGCTCGGATTCACCCTGCTGGGGCTGGGGCTGTGTGTGCTCGTGCCACAGACCTTCGCGGCGGCGGGGAGGCTGTTCCCGGGGGCGTCGGACGCGGCCATCGCGCGGCTCAATATCTTCAACTACGTCGGCTTCCTGGTCGGTTCGCCCTTGGTGGGGGCGCTGGGGGATGCCTGGAGCTACCGCGGGGCCATGCTCGTGCCGATGGTGTTGGTGCTGGTGACACTGGCCTACGCCCGGTCGTTCGCCGCTCAACCTGACCGATACGGTGGCGGGCATGAGCGGCCACGCACAGCTGATGTGGGACGAGGCAGTAACGGGCTATGA